CGAATCCGAGCCCGGGGTCGATCACCAACTTGTCGGGATCGACACCCGCGGCCACGGCGGCGTCGATGCTGGCGAGCAGCTCGGCGCGCACCTCGGCCACCACGTCGCGGTAGTGCGGGACCGCGTGCGGACGGTCGGACGACACCGGTCGCCAGTGCATCAGCACCCAGGGCACGCCGGCCTCTGCCAGCAGCGGTGCCATCGCGGGGTCGGCCCGCCCGCCCGACACGTCGTTGACGATCCGGGCGCCGCTCTGCAGCGCCGCCCGCGCCACGTCCGCGTGCATGGTGTCGATGCTCACGGTAATGCCCTGTGCTGCAAGCTCTTTGACGACGGGCACGACACGGGACGTCTCGACCCGAGGGTCGATCCGGGCGGCACCGGGCCGGGTCGACTCACCGCCGACGTCGACGATCCCCGCGCCTTCGGCGGCCATCGCCAGACCATGGGCGACGGCGTCGTCGGCATCGAAATAGCGCCCGCCGTCGGAGAACGAATCGTCAGTGACGTTCAGAACCCCCATAACCTGCACGGGCGCCGGGCTCACTTACGCAGGATGAGGTCGAGCGCCTCGGCTCGAGAAGCGGCATTGGTTTTCAACAAACCGCGCACCGCCGACGTCGTCGTGACGGCGCCGGGCTTGCGCACGCCACGCATCGCCATGCACAGGTGCTCGGCCTCGACCACGACGATGACCCCGCGCGGATCGAGCTTCTTCACCAGGGCGTCGGCGACCTGGCTGGTGAGCCGCTCCTGCACCTGTGGCCGCTTGGCGTACAGGTCGACCAGGCGCGCGATCTTCGACAAACCGGTGACCCTGCCGTCCGCGCCCGGTATGTAGCCGACGTGGGCCACCCCGTGGAACGACACCAGGTGATGTTCGCAGGTGGAGTAGAGCGGGATTTCCTTGACGATCACCAGCTCGTCGTGTTCCTCGTCGAACATGGTGTTCAGCACGGTGTCGGGGTCGGTGTAGAGCCCAGCGAACATCTCGCGGTAGGCGCGCGCGACGCGGGCGGGGGTGCCCTGCAAGCCATCTCTGTCCGGGTCTTCGCCGATCGCGAATAGCAACTCGCGGATCGCGGCCTCGGCACGCTGCTGGTCGAACACCCGTATGCGGCCAGGCGCGTTGCGGGTATCCGGCCCCAAATCCGGCAAGGCCATCGAACCCTCCGTTCGTCAGCCGTGGGCCGGCGGGTTGGACCGGCTCACGTCCTCGTCCGGCTGGTCGGGGGACTTTCCGGCTTCCGGGCCGGATTGACCGGGCGGCGGATAGGGCGGAAACGGCGGGTAGCTCGGCGCTGGATGGCCCTGGGCCGGGTGACCCTGGCCCGGATAGCTCGGCGCCGGCTGCGGCCAATACGGCTGCTGGGCAGGCTGTGTGGGATGGGCGGGCGGATACCAATAATTCGGCTGCTGTTGCTGTGGCGGCCATCCCGGCGCATACCAGCCCGCCGGGGCACCGTAGTCGGGCTGGGTAGTACCCTGGCGATTACCGGACTCCTGACCCGCGTGAGAACCGTTGCCGCCGTTGGCATTCCTATCGGCCTCCACGCGCGCGGCCTCGGCGGCCTGGGTGGCCTGTGCGATGGCAGCCTTGAAGGCCGGCTCGGGAACGGGTTGCGGCCACGGTTCGCCGCGCTCCATGGCCAGCTCGCCGGGCGTCTTGATCGGCGGTTTGTCCGACGGGATGCGACCGCCGAAATCGTCGAACATGGTTAGCCGTGGGCGTTTTTCGACGCCGGTGAAGATTCCCTCCAGCTCCGGTCGGTGCAGGGTTTCCTTCTCCAGCAGCTGGCCGGCCAGGGTGTCGAGCACGTCGCGGTATTCGGTGAGGATTTCCCAGGCCTCGGTGTGCGCCGCCTCGATCAGCTTGCGGACTTCGTCGTCGATGTCACGGGCGACCTCGTGCGAGTAGTCGGCCTGCGTGCCCATGGTCCGTCCAAGGAACGGGTCACCGTGCTCGGACCCGTATTTGACGGCGCCGAGCTTGGAGCTCATGCCGAATTCGGTGACCATCGAGCGCGCAATCTTGGTGGCCTGTTCGATGTCGGACACCGCGCCGGTCGTCGGCTCACGGAAGACGAGTTCCTCGGCGGCGCGCCCGCCCATGGCGAAGACCAGCTGCGCGATCATCTCCGACCGGGTCCGCAGGCCCTTGTCTTCCTCCGGCACCGCCACCGCGTGCCCGCCGGTCCGTCCCCGGGCCAGGATCGTCACCTTGTAGATCGGCTCGATGTCGGGCATCGCCCAGGCCGCCAGGGTGTGGCCGCCCTCGTGGTAGGCGGTGATCTTCTTTTCCTGCTCGCTGATGATGCGGCCCTTGCGGCGTGGCCCGCCGATCACCCGGTCCACCGCCTCCTCCAGGGCGGCGCCGGTGATGACGGTGCCGTTTTCCCGGGCGGTCAGCAGCGCCGCCTCGTTGATGACGTTGGCCAGGTCGGCGCCGGTCATGCCGACGGTGCGCTTGGCCAGCCCGTCGAGGTCGGCGTCCGGGCCGATCGGTTTGCCCTTCGCATGCACCTGCAGCACCGCGCGGCGGCCCGCCAGGTCGGGGTTGGATACCGGGATCTGCCGGTCGAAGCGGCCGGGCCGCAGCAGAGCGGGGTCGAGGATGTCGGGCCGGTTGGTGGCCGCGATCAGGATGACGCCGGCCCGCGGGTCGAACCCGTCCATCTCGACCAGCAGCTGGTTCAGCGTCTGCTCGCGCTCGTCATGACCGCCGCCGAGGCCGGCGCCGCGCTGGCGGCCCACCGCGTCGATCTCGTCGACGAAGATGATGCAGGGGTTGTTCTGCTTGGCCTGGTCGAACAGGTCGCGCACCCGCGACGCGCCCACACCGACGAACATCTCGACGAAGTCGGAGCCGGAGATCGTGAAGAACGGGACTCCGGCTTCCCCGGCCACCGCGCGGGCCAGCAGCGTCTTACCGGTGCCGGGCGGGCCGTAGAGCAGCACGCCCTTGGGGATCTTGGCCCCCAGCGCCTGATAGCGCCCGGGGTTCTGCAGGAAATCCTTGATCTCGTAGAGCTCTTCGACCGCTTCGTCGACGCCGGCAACGTCGGCGAACGTGGTCTTGGGCATGTCTTTCGAGAGCTGCTTGGCGCGCGATTTGCCGAACCCGAAGCCCATCCGGGCGCCGCCCTGCATGCGGGAGAACATCACGAACAGGCCGACCAGCAACAGCAGCGGCAGCACGTAGACCAGCAGCTCGCCCAAGATGCTGCCTTGGTTGACGACGGTGCTGATCTTCGCGTTTTTGGCGCTGAGCGCGTTGAATAGGTCGACGGCGTATCCGCTGGGGTATTTGGTGATGACCTTGTCGGAATTGGCGGTGTCGTTGTTGCCCTTCTTCAGGGTCAGCCGCAGCTGCTGCTCGCGATCATCGATCTGCGCGCTCTTGACGTTGTCGCCGTTGATCTGGGCCATCGCCACCGAGGTGTCGACCGGCTTATAGCCGCGGGTGTCGTCGCTAAAGTAAAAGAACGACCAACCCAGCAGCACCACGACAGCGATCGCCGTGAGGATGCGAATCACGTTTTTCCGGCTCATCAATCATCGGCCTTGTCGGCCAGGTCCTTCCCGATACACGACGCTAGAAAAGTCCAGGCTACCGCTAGTGGCGATCGCCAGCTCCGGCAGAGCCGGGCGCTGGGGGTACCTCCCGCTTGCGGGGGACGGGTCGCCACCGTCCTGCCGCGTGGCGATCGCCAGCTCCGGCAGAGCCGGGCGCTGGGGGTACCTCCCGCTTGCGGGGGACGGGTCGCCACCATCCTGCCGCGTGGCGATCGCCAGCTCCGGCAGAGCCGGGCGCTGGGGGCACCTCCCGCTTGCGGGGGACGGGTCGCCGGCCCGGCCGAGCCGGCGCCACCCTTTGTCCCAGTTAACGACCGGCAGTTCCCGGCGTGGCAACCACGACCTTCGCCGAGCGTCACGCTGGCGTCACGACCGACGGCCAGCGCCGCGCCAGTGTGACGTTCGGTGAAGAACCCGGTGAAGAATAAGCCCTTCTCAGCCCGCGGCCGTTGTGATTTGGTGAGGTGGTGCCCTCATCAACCGAACGGTTAGTAGACACCAATGGTGTGCAGCTGCGGCTGATCGAAGCGGGAGACCGCGGCGCGCCCGTCGTGATCCTGGCCCACGGATTTCCCGAACTGGCCTATTCGTGGCGGCATCAGATACCGGCCCTCGCCGAGGCCGGCTATCACGTGCTGGCGCCCGACCAGCGCGGCTACGGCGGTTCGTCCCGCCCGGGCGCGATCGAGGCCTACAACATTCACGAGCTGACGGCGGACCTGGTCGGCCTGCTCGACGACGTCGGCGCCGAGCGCGCCGTCTGGATCGGGCACGACTGGGGCGCCGCCGTGGTGTGGAACGCGCCGCTGCTGCACCCGGACCGGGTCGCGGCGGTCGCCGCGTTGAGTATCCCGCCGCTGCCGCGCCCGCAGGTGCCGCCGACGCAGGCCTTCCGCACCTTGTTCGGGGATAACTTCTTCTACATCCTCTATTTCCAGGAGCCAGGCGTCGCCGACGCCGAACTCGACGCCGACCCCGCCCGCACGATGCGCCGGGTGATGGCCGGCCGGCCGGCGCTCGACCAGAGCGCGGCGATGCGGATGCTGGCACCCGGTCCGGAGGGTTTCGTCGACCGCCTTCCCGAGCCGGACGGGCTGCCGGACTGGCTCAGCCAGGACGAGCTCGACTATTACATCAACGAGTTTTCCCGCACCGGCTTCACCGGCGGCCTGAACTGGTACCGCAATTTCGACCGCAACTGGGAGACCACCGCGGAACTCGCCGACGCGAAAATCCCTGTGCCGTCGTTGTTTATCGCGGGGACGTCCGACCCGGTGCTGGCGTTCACCCGCGCCGACCGTGCGTCGGAGGTGATCGCCGGGCCGTACCGCCAGGTGATGATCGAGGGCGCCGGACACTGGCTACAGCAGGAACGGCCCGACGAGGTGAACGCGGCCCTGTTGGAGTTCCTCAACGGACTGGAGTTGCGATGAGCGCGCCGCTGCGCTTCGGCGTCTTCATCACACCGTTTCACCCTATTGGCCAATCCCCAACGGTGGCACTGGAATACGACATGGAACGCGTCGTCACGTTGGATCGCCTGGGTTTTGACGAGGCATGGTTCGGCGAACACCACTCCGGTGGCTACGAGCTGATCGCCTGCCCGGAGGTGTTCATCGCCGCCGCGGCGGAACGGACGAAGCACATCCGGCTGGGCACGGGAGTGGTCTCGCTGCCCTACCACCATCCGCTGATGGTGGCCGATCGTTGGGTGCTGCTGGACCACCTGACCCGCGGCCGGGTCATGTTCGGCACCGGTCCCGGAGCACTGCCCTCGGACGCGTACATGATGGGCATCGACCCGGTCGATCAACGGCACATGATGCAGGAGTCGCTCGAAGCGATCCTGGCGCTGTTTCGCGCCGGCCCCACCGAGCGCATCGACCGCCACTCCGACTGGTTCACGCTGCGTGACGCCCAATTGCATATCCGCCCCTACACCTGGCCCTATCCGGAAATCGCGACGGCGGCAATGGTTTCGCCGTCCGGGCCGCGGCTGGCCGGCGCGCTCGGCACGTCGCTGCTGTCACTGTCGATGTCGGTGCCCGGCGGCTACGCCGCGCTGGAAACCACCTGGGAGGTGGTCCGCGAACAGGCCGCCAAAGTCGGCCGCGACGAGCCGGACCGGGCCGACTGGCGCGTTTTGAGCATCATGCATATCGCCGACAGCCGCGAGCGGGCGATCGACGATTGCACCTACGGGCTACAGGATTTCGCCAATTACTTTGGCGCGGCCGGGTTCGTCCCGTTGTCCAACGCCGTGGACGGCGCCCAGACACCGCACGAGTTTGTCGAAGACTATGCGGCCAAAGGGAATTGCTGCATTGGCACGCCCGACGACGCGATCGCGCACATCGAGGATTTGCTCGAACGGTCGGGCGGTTTCGGCACGTTGCTGATGCTCGGCCACGACTGGGCCTCGCCCGAGGCGACTTACCACTGCTATGACCTGGTCGCCCGCAAGGTGATTCCTTATTTCAAGGGACAGCTCGAAGCGTCGCGGTCGTCGCACGACTGGGCCAGAGGCAAACGCGACCAATTGATTGGCCGCGCCGGTGAGGCCGTGGTGAAAGCCATCACCGAGCATGTCGGCGAACAGAAAGGCGTGGTGAACTGATGCGTGCCGCGGTATTGCGAGACGGCCGTATGGTCTATCGCGACGACGTGCCCGAGCCGGTGCCCGAACCCGGCCAGGTGCTGGTTGGTGTGCGGACGTGTGGAATCTGCGGTTCCGATTTGCATTTCGCCGCCCACGGTAGCGAAGTGGTGGCGATGACCGCTCAGGTGGCCGGCGATGCCGGCGGCATGGGCATCGATCTAGACCGCGACATCTTCATGGGCCACGAATTCAGCGCGGAGGTGCTCGAAGCCGGGCCCGACACCGAAACCCATCCGCCGGGAACCCTGGTCACGTCGATTCCGGTGCTGCTGTCCGCCAAGGGTTTTGAGCCAATCGTCTACAGCAACAGCACGATCGGCGGCTACGCCGAGCGGATGCTGCTGTCGGCGCCGCTACTGCTGCCCATTCCCAACGGCCTGGACCTCAAACATGCGTCCCTGACCGAACCCATGGCGGTGGGGTTGCATGCCGTCAACAAGTCGAACATCGCGCCGGGCGAGACGGCCCTGGTGCTCGGTTGCGGCCCGATCGGCATCGCGATCGTCGCAGCCCTTCACGCGCACGGGGTCGAAACCGTTGTGGCATCGGATTTTTCGCCGAAGCGACGGGAGCTGGCCACCGCGATGGGAGCCCACCAGACGCTGGATCCGGCGCAGGGTTCGCCGTTCGACACCGTCAAGCCCGCGGTGGTGTTCGAGGCCGTCGGAATACCCGGAATCATCGATGACGTGCTGCTGCGGGCGCGGCCAGGCACCCGCCTGGTCGTGGCCGGGGTGTGCATGCAGCCCGACACCGTGCATCCGTTCTTCGCGATCGCCAAAGAGATCAACGTGCAATTCGTACTCGCCTACACTCCCGACGAGTTCGCCGACTCGCTGCGCTCGCTCGCCGAGGGCGAGATCGACGTGACCCCGGTGATCACGGGAGAGGTGGGCCTGGACGGCGTCGGCGCGGCCTTCGACGACCTCGCCGACCCCGAGCGGCACTGCAAAATTCTCGTCACGCCGTAGGCGCAGCTGAACGGCATTCGGGTACCGGCTGGACAAAAGCGTCGCGGTCGTGCGTCACGGGGTCTGGCGCGATCGTCACCTGCCGCAGATCGCGGCTGCCCTCACGCGCATCGAGGGGCGGCGCCCACCGGAGTACTTTGCCACGGCGCGAAATCCTTGGTCATCTATGTGGCGGTCCGCCATTTTCTCCGTTATATGAAAACCTCAATCGTCTACATCCGACCGCGATTGGTCACGTCGCCATAGACGGGCCGAGAAGCATACTAATAAACGGATCGGCCCCCTTCTTGCTTGCAAAGGGGGCCGATCGCCGTTGGTGGTCGCCGGCTCGCATCGGCGACCTTCAGCGGACTCAGAGCAACTTGAGCAGGCTGGTGATGAAGAACCCAATATTGCTTGCCAACCATGCGCCGCTGTTGCTCAAGATCGACGGGAGATTCGACAGGACCGACGGCAGGCTTTGCAGCTGCGACGTCAACGAACCAGTGATGGTGTTGATCACGGGAGTCAGCGATGGCCAGCCGCCGGTCAGCTGGTTGACGAGGCTCTGGAATGCGCCTCCAAGGCCGCCGCCGCTCAGGATCGGCTGAGCGCCAGGAGCAACAATACTTTTCACGACACCGTTGCCTATCGCCGACAGACTGTTAAGCACACCAGTGCTGGAGAGTAAGCCTGTACTGTTCCTGTTGAGGAATTGGTTCACCACGGCGCCCGGGGTATTGAGCAGGTTGGTCACCGCCCCCAGCAGATTCCCGGCAGTGTAGTCGCTATAAACAGCTGCAAAACTATTATCGAGCGCATACGCGACGTACTTGGGCGGATTGAGGAGAACTCCGAGCCCGAAAAGAAGCAGACCGGTCGTGTCCAGATAACTGGCCGCCTGATAGAGATTTCCTGTGATGTCTACGGGGATCTTCAGAGTCGCTTCGAGTGGCGCCAGGATTTGGGTAAATGGTTCTGTCCAGAAGGCTTCTTCCAAGAGGGTGAACACGCCCTTGGCGTTTGTGAAATTGCCCGCCAGGAGGGCGCTCCACGCCTGCTGCAGCAGCGGCACGAAATCGAACTGCGGGTACTTCCCACCCCCGGTGAAGTAGCCCACGGCGCCAGCCGCAGCTTGTTGGAACGAGCTGACGTAGAGGTTCGCGTACTCGGCCCAGTTGGCGCCGATCTGCTGCAAAAGCGGGAAGGGAAGCTTGCTCCAGGTGTTGAACATGGTTTGCAGGTTGGTGCCTGTGGCGTTGAAAGTGTTCAACCAGGTCTGGACGATCAGGTTCTGGGTGGGGTTGAAGGCGGCGCTGGCGAGGCTCGCGGGCACCGCGGTCGCGCTGGCTCCGCTGGCGAGCGAGGCGAGTTCGTTCTCCACGCCGGAGAACAGGTCAAGGGCGCTGCTGGCGTCGGTGAGCTGGATGGCGGACACGCTCACCTGGCGTAGTTGTTGGGCGACGTGAAGGTCGGGTAGCTGCTGGGCCATGGGGCCTGCCGCGATGGCGGCGGTGGCCAGGGCGGCTGCGGCGGTGATGTGGGGGCGGGCTGCGAGATCCACGACTATCTCCTTTGATCGGTGAGTCGAATTCGGATGGCCAGAACGTAGCTGAGAACAACCTGAGTTTCGGACGGATTGGGGCGAGGTTGGCCAAGTTCGCCGAGCAAACATCGGGCCTCGCAAACCTTGTGCGATAAATGAACAAATGGTTGTATGACGTTTTCTTAGCTAAGAGTTAACCCCCCCCCCGAATTTTAGTTCAAGGCGAAACCATCCGGGGGCAACCACAAACGTATGTTTGCCACCACCGCGGGATATGACTAGCAAAACCCCGCCGCAGGTGGCGTCTATCAAGCCGGCCACCCCTGATCGCCGTCGGTGGTGATGGGCGGTGCTGCGGAAGTCGGCGCTTTGGTATATACTCGAACACATGTTCGAATCAAAGCTGGATCCCGCGGCCTTGGTGACGGCGGTCGAGTCCACGCATCGGCAGGAATCGATGCTGGTGGCGCGGCGGATGGCGGCGGTGGCGGCATTGCTCCGGCATCGGGTGGCCGCGGCCGAGCGGGCCGAAGCCCAGCGCGGGCATGCGGCAATCACCGGGTTCGAGCAGACCAGTGCCGAGGTGGCCGCCGCGATGAACCTGTCACCGATGGCGGCCAGTTATCTGGTGTCGGATGCCGAGGCACTGGACACCCGATTGCCCAAGGTTGCGGCGCTGTTGGCCGAGGGGCGAACTGATTGGCGCACCGTGCGATTGATCATCAGCCGCACCGATCTGGTCACCGACGACGGGCTGATCGCCAAGCTTGACCAGTCGCTGGCCGCGCGCATCGGCAACTGGCACGGCTGGTCACGGCAGCGGATCGTCAACGCCGTCGACGCCGCGGTACGCACCGTCGATCCCGATGCCGCCCGGGAGCGCCGCGTGGCCGCCGAGGACGACCGACACATCGGAATCAATGCGCTGGACAATGGGATGGCCGAGGTCTACGGCACCGTCGGCGCTGCGGCCGCGGCGACCTTCGACCGGCGGCTGTCGCAGCTTGCCACGCAGGTGTGCCCGGCCGACCCACGCACGATGGATCAGCGCCGCGCCGACGCGTTGGCCGCGCTGGCCCAGGGCCGCCGCCTGGCGTGCACCTGCGGGCAACCCGATTGCCCGACCAAGGCCGGCGACGACGAAGCGCCGCCCGATCGGGGCGGGGCGCAGGTGGTGATCAACGTGGTGGCCAGCGACCACACCGTGTATGGCGACAGCAGTCAGCCCGGTTATTTGCAGGGGTACGGGGTCATCGACGCCGAGCAGGTTCGCGCGTTGGCCGCCGCGGCCTCGGTACTGGTGGCCGATCCGACGACCAGCCCGGTGCAGGCGCTGCGTTATCAGCCACCGGGGGCACTGGAACGCGCCGTGCGGTGTCGGGATCTGACGTGTCGGTTTCCAGGGTGTAGCCGCCCGGCCACGGTCTGCGACATCGACCACACGGTTCCGTTCAACCACCAGAATCCTGCGGCGGGCGGGTTGACGGTGGCTGAAAACCTCAAATGCCTGTGTAGGCAACATCATCGGCTCAAGACATTCGGTGGATGGCGCGATACTCAACTGGCTGATGGGACCATCGTCTGGACCTCGCCCACCGGGCGGACCTATCGGACGTTTCCGGCGGGTGCCGACCTCTTCCCGCAGCCGCGCGGGCCGGCATGCGCGCCGCCGGCGCCCAGCAGACGCAGCCGCTCACAGCAGCGCAGCGCCCGGATTGCCCAGGCGCGCAAGCACAATCGGGAGCAACGACCCGTCAACGAGGCCCGGGTCCGGCTCGAACGGGCCCGCAAGCAGGAAATCGCCGAGCGTAAATTCCGAAACCACATGCGCGACATGCTGTTTGCGTTCAAGGGCACACCCAGCACCAGCCCGTTTTGCGGATGGGTGAACGACCCCCGCGAACCCGAAGAACTACCACC
The nucleotide sequence above comes from Mycobacterium malmoense. Encoded proteins:
- the folP gene encoding dihydropteroate synthase is translated as MSPAPVQVMGVLNVTDDSFSDGGRYFDADDAVAHGLAMAAEGAGIVDVGGESTRPGAARIDPRVETSRVVPVVKELAAQGITVSIDTMHADVARAALQSGARIVNDVSGGRADPAMAPLLAEAGVPWVLMHWRPVSSDRPHAVPHYRDVVAEVRAELLASIDAAVAAGVDPDKLVIDPGLGFAKTGQHNWALLHALPQFVATGIPVLLGASRKRFLGTLLAGPDGSPRPPDGRETATAVISALAAVHGAWGVRVHDVRASVDALKVVAAWTETELAGDDG
- the folE gene encoding GTP cyclohydrolase I FolE, with product MALPDLGPDTRNAPGRIRVFDQQRAEAAIRELLFAIGEDPDRDGLQGTPARVARAYREMFAGLYTDPDTVLNTMFDEEHDELVIVKEIPLYSTCEHHLVSFHGVAHVGYIPGADGRVTGLSKIARLVDLYAKRPQVQERLTSQVADALVKKLDPRGVIVVVEAEHLCMAMRGVRKPGAVTTTSAVRGLLKTNAASRAEALDLILRK
- the ftsH gene encoding ATP-dependent zinc metalloprotease FtsH, translating into MSRKNVIRILTAIAVVVLLGWSFFYFSDDTRGYKPVDTSVAMAQINGDNVKSAQIDDREQQLRLTLKKGNNDTANSDKVITKYPSGYAVDLFNALSAKNAKISTVVNQGSILGELLVYVLPLLLLVGLFVMFSRMQGGARMGFGFGKSRAKQLSKDMPKTTFADVAGVDEAVEELYEIKDFLQNPGRYQALGAKIPKGVLLYGPPGTGKTLLARAVAGEAGVPFFTISGSDFVEMFVGVGASRVRDLFDQAKQNNPCIIFVDEIDAVGRQRGAGLGGGHDEREQTLNQLLVEMDGFDPRAGVILIAATNRPDILDPALLRPGRFDRQIPVSNPDLAGRRAVLQVHAKGKPIGPDADLDGLAKRTVGMTGADLANVINEAALLTARENGTVITGAALEEAVDRVIGGPRRKGRIISEQEKKITAYHEGGHTLAAWAMPDIEPIYKVTILARGRTGGHAVAVPEEDKGLRTRSEMIAQLVFAMGGRAAEELVFREPTTGAVSDIEQATKIARSMVTEFGMSSKLGAVKYGSEHGDPFLGRTMGTQADYSHEVARDIDDEVRKLIEAAHTEAWEILTEYRDVLDTLAGQLLEKETLHRPELEGIFTGVEKRPRLTMFDDFGGRIPSDKPPIKTPGELAMERGEPWPQPVPEPAFKAAIAQATQAAEAARVEADRNANGGNGSHAGQESGNRQGTTQPDYGAPAGWYAPGWPPQQQQPNYWYPPAHPTQPAQQPYWPQPAPSYPGQGHPAQGHPAPSYPPFPPYPPPGQSGPEAGKSPDQPDEDVSRSNPPAHG
- a CDS encoding alpha/beta fold hydrolase, whose amino-acid sequence is MPSSTERLVDTNGVQLRLIEAGDRGAPVVILAHGFPELAYSWRHQIPALAEAGYHVLAPDQRGYGGSSRPGAIEAYNIHELTADLVGLLDDVGAERAVWIGHDWGAAVVWNAPLLHPDRVAAVAALSIPPLPRPQVPPTQAFRTLFGDNFFYILYFQEPGVADAELDADPARTMRRVMAGRPALDQSAAMRMLAPGPEGFVDRLPEPDGLPDWLSQDELDYYINEFSRTGFTGGLNWYRNFDRNWETTAELADAKIPVPSLFIAGTSDPVLAFTRADRASEVIAGPYRQVMIEGAGHWLQQERPDEVNAALLEFLNGLELR
- a CDS encoding LLM class flavin-dependent oxidoreductase, whose translation is MSAPLRFGVFITPFHPIGQSPTVALEYDMERVVTLDRLGFDEAWFGEHHSGGYELIACPEVFIAAAAERTKHIRLGTGVVSLPYHHPLMVADRWVLLDHLTRGRVMFGTGPGALPSDAYMMGIDPVDQRHMMQESLEAILALFRAGPTERIDRHSDWFTLRDAQLHIRPYTWPYPEIATAAMVSPSGPRLAGALGTSLLSLSMSVPGGYAALETTWEVVREQAAKVGRDEPDRADWRVLSIMHIADSRERAIDDCTYGLQDFANYFGAAGFVPLSNAVDGAQTPHEFVEDYAAKGNCCIGTPDDAIAHIEDLLERSGGFGTLLMLGHDWASPEATYHCYDLVARKVIPYFKGQLEASRSSHDWARGKRDQLIGRAGEAVVKAITEHVGEQKGVVN
- a CDS encoding zinc-binding dehydrogenase is translated as MRAAVLRDGRMVYRDDVPEPVPEPGQVLVGVRTCGICGSDLHFAAHGSEVVAMTAQVAGDAGGMGIDLDRDIFMGHEFSAEVLEAGPDTETHPPGTLVTSIPVLLSAKGFEPIVYSNSTIGGYAERMLLSAPLLLPIPNGLDLKHASLTEPMAVGLHAVNKSNIAPGETALVLGCGPIGIAIVAALHAHGVETVVASDFSPKRRELATAMGAHQTLDPAQGSPFDTVKPAVVFEAVGIPGIIDDVLLRARPGTRLVVAGVCMQPDTVHPFFAIAKEINVQFVLAYTPDEFADSLRSLAEGEIDVTPVITGEVGLDGVGAAFDDLADPERHCKILVTP
- a CDS encoding HNH endonuclease signature motif containing protein, translated to MFESKLDPAALVTAVESTHRQESMLVARRMAAVAALLRHRVAAAERAEAQRGHAAITGFEQTSAEVAAAMNLSPMAASYLVSDAEALDTRLPKVAALLAEGRTDWRTVRLIISRTDLVTDDGLIAKLDQSLAARIGNWHGWSRQRIVNAVDAAVRTVDPDAARERRVAAEDDRHIGINALDNGMAEVYGTVGAAAAATFDRRLSQLATQVCPADPRTMDQRRADALAALAQGRRLACTCGQPDCPTKAGDDEAPPDRGGAQVVINVVASDHTVYGDSSQPGYLQGYGVIDAEQVRALAAAASVLVADPTTSPVQALRYQPPGALERAVRCRDLTCRFPGCSRPATVCDIDHTVPFNHQNPAAGGLTVAENLKCLCRQHHRLKTFGGWRDTQLADGTIVWTSPTGRTYRTFPAGADLFPQPRGPACAPPAPSRRSRSQQRSARIAQARKHNREQRPVNEARVRLERARKQEIAERKFRNHMRDMLFAFKGTPSTSPFCGWVNDPREPEELPPDWTPDEPTPVLLPDDPPF